One segment of Thermosynechococcus sp. HN-54 DNA contains the following:
- the nblS gene encoding two-component system sensor histidine kinase NblS, with protein MAVLKTDTEQGGFSDKVRAIARWWSEFKIQTRLMATATLVVSIIMSGLTFWAVNTIQTNAHLNDTRYGRDLGLLLAADVAPLVAKGDTAAVAEFSRKFYERSASIRYILYADPDGEIYYGLPYSAPQVESALTLRRRIQLPETYRASQEPLVRQHQTPDGLVADVFVPLTFNGENLGVVALGINPNQTFIASANLTRDLTIAVFVSLWIMVILGGVFNALTITQPIKELVQGVKNIAAGNFKQRINLPFGGELGELIASFNDMAERLASYEAQNIEELQAEKAKLDTLVSTIADGAILLDTDMRIILVNPTAQRLFNWEGMNVIGQNALNCFPAPVCEKLTCPLYKASKGESEGGEFRVTLQEPSSRSVRILLTTVMDVQREKPKGIAITIQDITREVELNEAKAQLISNVSHELRTPLFNIKSIIETILEYGSSLGEKEQQEFLETANHETDRLTRLVNDFLDISRLESGRPYQFGSVQMAQVIDQIMRTYQLNAANKSITLTAEVENPLPPVWGNYDLLIGALTNLIGNALKFTPEGGRVTIRAYVWHPPSDPEQERVRVEVADTGMGIAPEDQPRVFERFFRVENRVHTLEGTGLGLAIVQDIIHKHNTQIHLISEVGVGSTFWFDLAIDESALVDTPDGTAETALPPA; from the coding sequence ATGGCAGTTTTGAAAACAGACACAGAACAAGGGGGGTTTAGCGACAAAGTGCGGGCGATCGCCCGCTGGTGGTCAGAATTCAAGATTCAAACCCGCCTCATGGCCACAGCCACACTCGTGGTCTCCATCATCATGAGTGGCCTCACCTTTTGGGCGGTCAATACCATTCAAACCAATGCCCATCTCAACGACACCCGCTATGGTCGGGATTTGGGGTTACTCTTAGCGGCCGATGTAGCGCCCCTCGTAGCCAAGGGAGATACCGCCGCTGTCGCTGAATTTTCCCGTAAGTTCTACGAACGCAGTGCCAGTATTCGCTACATTCTCTATGCCGATCCCGACGGCGAAATTTACTATGGCCTCCCCTACTCTGCTCCCCAAGTGGAAAGCGCGCTGACGTTGCGCCGCCGCATTCAACTGCCAGAAACCTACCGCGCTAGCCAAGAACCCCTTGTGCGCCAACACCAAACCCCCGATGGTCTTGTGGCCGATGTCTTTGTCCCCTTGACATTTAACGGCGAAAACTTAGGGGTCGTGGCTTTGGGCATTAATCCCAACCAAACCTTTATTGCCTCCGCCAATCTTACCCGCGATCTGACAATTGCCGTGTTTGTATCCCTTTGGATCATGGTGATTTTAGGCGGGGTTTTCAATGCCCTGACGATTACCCAACCCATCAAAGAACTCGTACAAGGGGTGAAAAACATTGCCGCTGGCAATTTTAAGCAACGCATTAACCTGCCCTTTGGCGGTGAACTAGGGGAGTTGATTGCCAGCTTTAATGACATGGCCGAGCGGCTTGCCTCCTACGAAGCTCAAAACATTGAAGAACTCCAAGCCGAAAAAGCCAAGCTAGATACCTTGGTTTCCACCATTGCCGATGGGGCGATCCTGTTGGATACTGACATGCGGATTATTTTGGTGAACCCCACAGCACAGCGCCTTTTCAATTGGGAAGGCATGAACGTCATTGGTCAAAATGCCCTGAACTGTTTTCCAGCACCTGTGTGTGAAAAACTCACCTGCCCCCTTTACAAGGCCTCTAAGGGTGAATCGGAAGGCGGAGAATTTCGGGTCACGCTCCAAGAACCCAGCTCGCGATCGGTACGCATTTTGCTGACAACGGTGATGGATGTGCAGCGGGAAAAACCCAAGGGCATTGCAATTACGATTCAAGACATTACCCGCGAGGTAGAACTCAACGAAGCCAAAGCCCAGTTAATCAGCAATGTTTCCCACGAGTTGCGCACGCCTTTGTTTAACATCAAGTCAATTATTGAAACCATCCTAGAATATGGCAGTAGCCTTGGTGAAAAAGAGCAGCAGGAGTTTCTGGAAACTGCGAATCACGAAACTGATCGCCTGACCCGCCTTGTGAATGATTTCTTAGACATTTCCCGCCTTGAGTCGGGGCGTCCCTATCAGTTTGGCTCGGTGCAGATGGCGCAGGTGATTGATCAGATTATGCGCACCTATCAACTCAATGCTGCCAATAAGTCCATTACCCTGACTGCCGAGGTGGAAAACCCCCTGCCACCGGTTTGGGGGAACTACGACCTACTCATTGGCGCCCTGACAAACTTGATTGGCAACGCCCTCAAATTTACCCCAGAGGGAGGGCGAGTGACGATTCGGGCCTATGTCTGGCATCCCCCTAGCGATCCAGAACAAGAACGGGTGCGGGTTGAGGTGGCAGATACGGGCATGGGCATTGCTCCAGAGGATCAACCCCGCGTTTTTGAACGCTTCTTCCGTGTTGAGAATCGCGTGCATACCCTCGAAGGCACGGGGCTAGGACTGGCAATTGTTCAAGACATTATTCACAAACACAATACCCAGATTCATTTGATTAGTGAGGTGGGTGTCGGCAGTACCTTTTGGTTTGATTTGGCCATTGATGAATCTGCCCTCGTTGATACCCCTGATGGCACTGCTGAAACGGCACTTCCCCCCGCTTGA